A genomic window from Methylorubrum extorquens includes:
- the accB gene encoding acetyl-CoA carboxylase biotin carboxyl carrier protein, which translates to MAKNEPFDPELVRELARMVAETDLTEIEVEKGDLRIRVARKIETVSVQVAPAAPAAAAAPVAAPPAALAPAPAKSGAGHPGAVPSPMVGTAYLRPSPDAKPFIEIGTKVQAGDKLLLVEAMKTFNEIVAPRAGTVTAIFIEDGMPVEYGEALLVLE; encoded by the coding sequence ATGGCCAAGAACGAACCCTTCGATCCCGAACTGGTGCGCGAACTCGCCCGGATGGTCGCCGAGACCGATCTGACCGAGATCGAGGTCGAGAAGGGCGATCTGCGCATCCGCGTCGCCCGCAAGATCGAGACGGTCTCGGTTCAGGTCGCGCCCGCCGCCCCGGCCGCTGCGGCGGCACCGGTCGCGGCGCCGCCTGCTGCCCTGGCGCCGGCCCCCGCCAAATCCGGCGCGGGCCATCCCGGCGCCGTGCCGTCGCCCATGGTCGGCACCGCCTACCTGCGCCCCTCGCCGGACGCCAAGCCGTTCATCGAGATCGGCACGAAGGTCCAGGCCGGCGACAAGCTTCTGCTGGTCGAGGCCATGAAGACCTTCAACGAAATCGTCGCGCCCCGCGCCGGTACGGTGACCGCGATCTTCATCGAGGATGGGATGCCGGTCGAGTACGGCGAAGCCCTCCTCGTTCTCGAGTAG
- a CDS encoding vitamin B12-dependent ribonucleotide reductase, with protein sequence MRFERRYTTAGQSPYAAIAFRKAVSEIRNPDGSIVFRLDGISVPESWSQVAADVLAQKYFRKAGVPARLKKVEENSVPSFLWRAVPDEAALAELPEEERFVSEISSTQVFDRLAGCWTYWGWKGGYFSSEEDASAFQDELRFMLARQMVAPNSPQWFNTGLHWAYGIDGPSQGHFYCDPKTGVLTKSATAYEHPQPHACFIQSVQDDLVNEGGIMDLWVREARLFKYGSGTGSNFSMLRGENEKLGGGGKSSGLMSFLKIGDRAAGAIKSGGTTRRAAKMVIVDIDHPDVENFIDWKVKEEQKVAALVTGSKVVSKHLTAVMKACTQCEAEGDACFDPERNPALKREIKAARKAMVPDAYIKRVVQFAKQGFTKIDFPVYDTDWDSEAYLTVAGQNSNNSVSLTDEFLRAVEADGPWSLTSRTTGKVVKTPQARDLWEKIGEAAWASADPGLHFNTTMNDWHTCPEGGRIRASNPCSEYMFLDDTACNLASANLLTMYDRGAKHFDTHAFEHLNRLWTVVLEISVMMAQFPSKEIAELSYKYRTLGLGYANIGGLLMTMGLPYDSDKGRALAGALTAIMTGVAYATSAEMAAELGTFEAYPDNAGHMLRVIRNHRRAAHGEAAGYEGLNVAPVPLDHANIPQADIGAHARAAWDRALSLGEQHGYRNAQATVIAPTGTIGLVMDCDTTGIEPDFALVKFKKLAGGGYFKIINQAAPDALRALGYREAEIAEIEAYAVGHGSMGQAPAINPGSLRAKGFTDDKIAAVEAGLKSAFDIKFVFNRWNLGDDFLKDTLKVPAEKLADPTFELLPFLGFSKREIEAANTHVCGAMTLEGAPFLKLEHYAVFDCANPCGRTGKRYLSVESHIQMMAAAQPFISGAISKTINMPNDATVEDCKAAYLLSWRLALKANALYRDGSKLSQPLNSALIADDEEEADEALEAIIQAPAAAKATAAAEKIVERVIERIERIRSREKMPDRRKGYTQKAVVGGHKVYLRTGEYDDGRLGEIFIDMHKEGATFRSLMNNFAIAISLGLQYGVPLEEYVEAFTFTRFEPAGFVQGNDAIKNATSLLDYVFRELAVSYLGRTDLAHVNPAEIGGTVLGGGEGDTTRETGKPAPAASAVVSRGLLRGSADRLTLIQGGPSGATMGVAAAATGQTAPAGGTVHAVLGATALKAEPQGLGSIEALPFAKPEPKAERSVADRRAEAKMKGYVGEACPECANFTLVRNGTCLKCDTCGSTTGCS encoded by the coding sequence ATGCGGTTCGAGCGGCGCTACACCACGGCAGGCCAATCGCCCTACGCAGCCATCGCCTTCCGCAAGGCGGTGAGCGAGATTCGCAACCCGGACGGTTCGATCGTCTTCCGGCTCGACGGCATCTCCGTGCCGGAGAGTTGGAGCCAAGTCGCCGCCGACGTGCTGGCGCAGAAGTATTTCCGCAAGGCCGGCGTCCCGGCCCGCCTGAAGAAGGTGGAAGAGAACAGCGTCCCCTCCTTCCTCTGGCGCGCCGTGCCGGATGAGGCCGCGCTCGCCGAACTGCCGGAGGAAGAGCGCTTCGTTTCCGAGATCTCCTCCACCCAGGTGTTCGACCGGCTCGCCGGCTGCTGGACCTATTGGGGCTGGAAGGGCGGCTACTTCTCCTCGGAGGAGGACGCTTCGGCGTTCCAGGACGAGCTGCGCTTCATGCTCGCCCGCCAGATGGTGGCGCCGAACTCGCCGCAATGGTTCAACACCGGCCTGCACTGGGCCTACGGCATCGACGGGCCGAGCCAGGGCCATTTCTACTGCGACCCGAAGACCGGTGTGCTGACGAAGTCGGCCACAGCCTACGAGCACCCGCAGCCGCATGCCTGCTTCATCCAGTCCGTGCAGGACGACCTCGTCAACGAGGGCGGCATCATGGACCTGTGGGTGCGCGAGGCGCGCCTGTTCAAGTACGGCTCGGGCACCGGCTCGAACTTCTCCATGCTGCGCGGCGAGAACGAAAAGCTCGGCGGCGGCGGCAAGTCGTCCGGCCTGATGTCGTTCCTCAAGATCGGCGATCGGGCGGCGGGTGCGATCAAGTCCGGCGGCACCACACGGCGCGCTGCCAAGATGGTGATCGTCGATATCGACCATCCCGATGTCGAGAACTTCATCGACTGGAAGGTGAAGGAGGAGCAGAAGGTTGCCGCGCTGGTGACCGGCTCCAAGGTCGTCTCCAAGCACCTCACCGCGGTGATGAAGGCCTGCACCCAGTGCGAGGCCGAGGGCGACGCCTGCTTCGACCCCGAGCGCAACCCGGCGCTCAAGCGTGAGATCAAGGCCGCCCGCAAGGCGATGGTGCCGGACGCCTACATCAAGCGCGTCGTGCAGTTCGCTAAGCAAGGCTTCACCAAGATCGACTTCCCCGTCTACGACACCGATTGGGATTCGGAGGCCTACCTCACGGTCGCCGGCCAGAACTCCAACAACTCGGTCTCGCTGACCGACGAGTTCTTGCGCGCGGTGGAAGCGGACGGGCCGTGGAGCTTGACCTCCCGCACCACGGGCAAGGTCGTGAAGACGCCCCAGGCGCGCGACCTGTGGGAAAAGATCGGTGAGGCCGCCTGGGCCTCGGCCGATCCGGGCCTTCACTTCAACACCACGATGAACGACTGGCACACCTGCCCGGAGGGCGGGCGGATCCGGGCCTCGAACCCGTGCTCCGAGTACATGTTCCTCGACGACACCGCCTGCAACCTCGCCAGCGCCAACCTGCTGACGATGTACGATCGTGGGGCCAAGCACTTCGACACGCACGCCTTCGAGCACCTCAACCGGCTCTGGACGGTGGTGCTCGAAATCTCGGTGATGATGGCGCAGTTTCCCTCGAAGGAGATCGCCGAGCTTTCCTACAAGTACCGCACCCTGGGCCTCGGCTACGCCAATATCGGCGGCCTGCTGATGACCATGGGCCTGCCCTACGATTCCGATAAGGGCCGGGCGCTCGCCGGTGCGCTCACCGCGATCATGACGGGCGTGGCCTATGCCACCTCCGCCGAGATGGCGGCCGAACTCGGCACCTTCGAGGCGTATCCGGACAACGCCGGGCACATGCTGCGGGTGATCCGCAACCATCGCCGCGCGGCGCATGGCGAGGCCGCCGGCTACGAAGGCCTGAACGTCGCCCCCGTGCCCCTCGACCACGCCAACATCCCGCAGGCCGATATCGGCGCCCATGCTCGCGCGGCCTGGGACCGGGCGCTGTCGCTCGGCGAGCAGCACGGCTACCGCAACGCGCAGGCCACCGTGATCGCGCCGACCGGCACGATCGGCCTCGTGATGGATTGCGACACCACCGGCATCGAGCCCGACTTCGCCCTGGTGAAGTTCAAGAAGCTCGCCGGCGGCGGCTACTTCAAGATCATCAACCAAGCCGCCCCCGACGCCCTGCGGGCGCTGGGCTACCGCGAGGCCGAGATCGCCGAGATCGAGGCTTACGCCGTCGGCCACGGCTCCATGGGCCAGGCCCCCGCGATCAACCCAGGGTCGCTCCGCGCCAAGGGCTTCACCGACGACAAGATCGCGGCGGTGGAAGCCGGGCTGAAGTCGGCCTTCGACATCAAGTTCGTGTTCAACCGCTGGAACCTCGGCGACGACTTCCTCAAGGACACCCTCAAGGTGCCCGCCGAGAAGCTGGCCGACCCGACCTTCGAGTTGCTCCCCTTCCTCGGCTTCTCGAAGCGCGAGATCGAGGCCGCCAACACCCATGTCTGCGGAGCGATGACGCTGGAGGGCGCGCCCTTCCTCAAGCTCGAGCACTACGCGGTGTTCGATTGCGCCAACCCCTGCGGGCGCACCGGCAAGCGCTACCTCTCGGTCGAGAGCCACATCCAGATGATGGCCGCGGCGCAGCCCTTCATCTCGGGGGCGATCTCCAAGACCATCAACATGCCCAACGACGCCACGGTGGAGGATTGCAAGGCGGCGTACCTGCTGTCCTGGCGCCTCGCGCTGAAGGCGAACGCCCTCTACCGTGACGGCTCCAAGCTATCGCAGCCGCTCAACTCGGCGCTGATCGCCGATGACGAGGAGGAGGCCGACGAGGCTCTTGAGGCGATCATCCAGGCCCCGGCCGCCGCCAAGGCGACGGCGGCGGCGGAAAAGATCGTCGAGCGGGTGATCGAGCGCATCGAGCGGATCCGCTCGCGCGAGAAGATGCCGGATCGCCGCAAGGGCTACACCCAGAAGGCGGTCGTCGGCGGGCACAAGGTCTACCTGCGCACCGGCGAGTACGACGACGGGCGGCTCGGCGAGATCTTCATCGACATGCACAAGGAGGGCGCGACCTTCCGGAGCTTGATGAACAACTTCGCCATCGCGATCTCGCTCGGCCTCCAATACGGCGTGCCGCTGGAGGAATACGTCGAGGCCTTCACCTTCACCCGCTTCGAGCCGGCGGGCTTCGTGCAGGGCAACGACGCGATCAAGAACGCGACCTCGCTGCTCGACTACGTGTTCCGCGAACTGGCCGTCTCGTATCTCGGACGGACCGACCTTGCCCACGTCAACCCGGCCGAGATCGGCGGCACGGTGCTCGGCGGCGGCGAGGGCGACACCACCCGCGAGACGGGTAAGCCGGCCCCGGCCGCCTCGGCGGTGGTCTCCCGCGGCCTGCTGCGCGGCTCGGCCGATCGGCTCACCCTGATCCAGGGCGGCCCGTCGGGCGCGACGATGGGTGTCGCCGCGGCTGCCACGGGCCAGACGGCCCCGGCCGGCGGCACGGTCCACGCTGTGCTGGGTGCGACCGCCCTGAAGGCGGAGCCTCAGGGCCTCGGCAGCATCGAGGCGCTGCCCTTCGCCAAGCCGGAGCCGAAGGCGGAGCGCAGCGTCGCCGACCGCAGGGCCGAAGCGAAGATGAAGGGCTATGTCGGCGAGGCCTGCCCCGAATGCGCGAACTTCACGCTGGTCCGCAACGGCACCTGCCTGAAGTGCGACACCTGCGGAAGCACAACAGGGTGCTCCTGA
- the aroQ gene encoding type II 3-dehydroquinate dehydratase, which yields MIAIHCLNGPNLNLLGQREPGIYGAATLADIEQNLREQAARLDIALTFRQTNHEGELVTFVQEAGAAGAGVLINAAAYTHTSIALRDAIKGSGVTAVEIHLSNVHAREDFRHVSRIAPVCAGLISGFGAHSYVLGLDALAHLLRGRTPSAS from the coding sequence ATGATCGCGATTCACTGCCTCAACGGGCCGAACCTCAATCTCCTGGGCCAGCGCGAGCCGGGCATCTACGGCGCCGCCACGCTTGCCGACATCGAGCAAAACCTGCGGGAGCAGGCGGCTCGCCTCGATATCGCCCTGACCTTCCGTCAGACGAATCACGAGGGCGAACTCGTGACGTTCGTGCAGGAGGCCGGTGCCGCCGGGGCCGGGGTGCTCATCAACGCCGCCGCCTACACGCACACCTCGATCGCGCTCCGTGACGCGATCAAGGGGTCGGGGGTGACGGCGGTGGAGATCCACCTCTCCAACGTCCATGCCCGCGAGGACTTCCGCCACGTCTCGCGGATCGCACCGGTCTGCGCCGGTTTGATTTCGGGCTTCGGTGCCCACAGTTACGTCCTGGGGCTCGACGCCCTCGCCCATCTCCTGCGCGGACGCACCCCGTCCGCCTCCTGA
- a CDS encoding DUF4188 domain-containing protein, with amino-acid sequence MQTSDRQAAANARPTRDSVDLSAYPGLVVVYLGFRVGRMRGLKALLGIGRGLAQMQRERPDGLLAHENLVYGLNHIGMRQYWRDLESLEAFTRSDPHKTWWRDFGRDPAGNGFWHEAYRLSGGMEAIYVGMPRPIGLASFAAARQPLGPFMTSRQRLAS; translated from the coding sequence ATGCAGACATCGGATAGGCAAGCGGCCGCGAACGCCCGGCCTACGCGGGACTCGGTCGATCTCTCGGCCTATCCGGGTCTTGTCGTGGTCTATCTCGGCTTTCGCGTCGGACGGATGCGGGGCCTGAAGGCGCTGCTCGGCATCGGGCGCGGGCTGGCTCAGATGCAGCGCGAGCGGCCGGATGGGCTGCTGGCGCACGAGAACCTCGTCTACGGCCTCAACCATATCGGCATGCGGCAGTACTGGCGCGATCTGGAAAGCCTGGAGGCTTTCACCCGCTCGGACCCGCACAAGACGTGGTGGCGGGATTTCGGCCGCGATCCGGCCGGCAACGGCTTCTGGCACGAGGCCTACCGGCTCTCGGGCGGGATGGAGGCGATCTATGTCGGCATGCCACGCCCGATCGGGCTCGCGTCCTTCGCCGCCGCCCGCCAGCCGCTCGGGCCGTTCATGACCTCACGGCAGCGGCTGGCGTCGTAG
- a CDS encoding NADH:ubiquinone oxidoreductase subunit NDUFA12 has product MALKDTLLRIFTWWNGQTMSLALYTARSGQFVGSDELGNKYYKALGPLIDRSVGPERRWVVYNGYADASRVPPGWRAWLCHNGDVAPSEEDYRPREWQKAHEENLTGTAAAYRPKGSQLSWGQRPAATGDYVPWAPGE; this is encoded by the coding sequence ATGGCCCTCAAGGACACGCTGCTGCGCATCTTCACTTGGTGGAACGGGCAGACGATGTCGCTCGCGCTCTATACCGCGCGCAGCGGCCAGTTCGTCGGCTCGGACGAGCTGGGCAACAAGTACTACAAGGCGCTGGGCCCGTTGATCGACCGCTCGGTCGGCCCGGAGCGGCGCTGGGTGGTCTATAACGGCTATGCCGACGCCTCCCGTGTGCCGCCGGGCTGGCGGGCGTGGCTGTGCCACAACGGCGACGTCGCCCCGAGCGAGGAGGATTATCGCCCCCGCGAGTGGCAGAAGGCCCATGAGGAGAACCTCACCGGCACGGCGGCGGCCTATCGGCCGAAGGGCTCGCAGCTCTCCTGGGGCCAGCGCCCGGCCGCGACCGGCGACTATGTGCCGTGGGCGCCGGGCGAGTAG
- the accC gene encoding acetyl-CoA carboxylase biotin carboxylase subunit, whose translation MFDKILIANRGEIALRILRAAKELGIATVAVHSTADADAMHVRLADESVCIGPPAARDSYLNIPSIIAACEITGADAVHPGYGFLSENARFAEVLAHHNIGFIGPKAEHIRIMGDKIEAKRTAKRLGIPCVPGSEGGVTDPDEAKRVAAEIGYPVLVKAASGGGGRGMKVARSESELEQALDMARTEAKAAFGDDAVYLEKYLTKPRHIEVQILGDGKGHAVHLAERDCSLQRRHQKVWEEGGSPALNEAMRAEIGGICANAMRELGYLGAGTIEFLYEDGRFYFIEMNTRIQVEHPVTEMITGIDLVNEQIRVAAGGGLSVVQEDIKVEGHAIECRINAEHPSTFRPSPGLITYFHPPGGLGVRVDSAAFQGYRIPSNYDSLIGKLIVHGRTRNECLMRLRRALDEFVVDGIDTTLPLFRTLVRNADVQNGLYDIHWLEGFLAREELSETDQRR comes from the coding sequence ATGTTCGACAAGATCCTGATCGCCAACCGCGGCGAGATCGCACTCCGCATCCTGCGGGCGGCGAAGGAGCTCGGTATCGCCACCGTCGCGGTCCACTCGACGGCGGATGCCGACGCCATGCATGTGCGGCTGGCCGACGAGAGCGTCTGTATCGGCCCGCCGGCCGCCCGCGACAGCTACCTCAACATCCCCTCGATCATCGCCGCCTGCGAGATCACCGGGGCGGACGCCGTGCATCCCGGCTACGGCTTCCTGTCGGAGAACGCCCGGTTCGCCGAGGTTCTGGCGCATCACAACATCGGCTTCATCGGCCCCAAGGCCGAGCATATCCGCATCATGGGCGACAAGATCGAGGCCAAGCGCACCGCCAAGCGCCTCGGCATTCCCTGCGTTCCGGGCTCGGAGGGCGGCGTCACCGATCCGGACGAGGCCAAGCGCGTGGCCGCCGAGATCGGCTATCCCGTGCTGGTGAAGGCGGCCTCCGGCGGCGGCGGACGTGGCATGAAGGTCGCCCGCTCGGAGAGCGAGCTGGAGCAGGCCCTCGATATGGCCCGCACCGAGGCCAAGGCCGCCTTCGGCGACGATGCGGTCTACCTCGAAAAGTACCTGACCAAGCCCCGCCACATCGAGGTGCAGATCCTCGGCGACGGCAAGGGCCACGCCGTGCACCTGGCCGAGCGCGACTGCTCGCTCCAGCGCCGTCACCAGAAGGTCTGGGAGGAAGGCGGTTCGCCGGCCCTCAACGAGGCGATGCGCGCCGAGATCGGCGGCATCTGCGCCAACGCCATGCGCGAACTCGGCTATCTCGGCGCCGGCACCATCGAGTTCCTCTACGAGGACGGGCGGTTCTACTTCATCGAGATGAACACCCGGATTCAGGTGGAGCACCCCGTCACAGAGATGATCACCGGGATCGATCTCGTGAACGAGCAGATCCGGGTCGCCGCCGGCGGCGGCTTGTCGGTGGTTCAGGAGGACATCAAGGTCGAGGGCCACGCCATCGAGTGCCGGATCAACGCCGAGCACCCTTCGACCTTCCGGCCCTCGCCGGGGCTGATCACCTACTTCCACCCGCCGGGCGGTCTCGGCGTCCGGGTCGATTCGGCCGCCTTCCAGGGCTACCGGATTCCCTCAAACTACGACTCGCTGATCGGCAAGCTGATCGTGCACGGGCGCACCCGCAACGAGTGCCTGATGCGCCTGCGCCGGGCGCTGGACGAGTTCGTGGTCGACGGCATCGACACCACGCTGCCGCTGTTCCGCACGCTGGTGCGCAATGCCGACGTGCAGAACGGCCTCTACGACATCCACTGGCTCGAAGGCTTCCTGGCCCGCGAGGAATTATCCGAGACCGACCAGAGACGCTGA
- the aat gene encoding leucyl/phenylalanyl-tRNA--protein transferase, translating to MHDRPPVDITPDILLKAYAAGIFPMAEDADDPTIYWVEPRARGVLPLDRFHVPKRLARTVRSDGFEVVSDRDFDAVIDGCAAPRRDTARTWINARIRDLYGALFDLGHCHTIEVYQEGRLAGGLYGVSLGAAFFGESMFHEVRDASKVALVHLVARLRSGGYRLADTQFLTDHLSQFGVEEMPRHIYKRQLAAAITERAEWGPSDQVFRGAEALAALGIGSAEA from the coding sequence ATGCACGACAGGCCGCCCGTGGACATCACGCCCGACATCCTGCTCAAGGCCTATGCCGCCGGGATCTTCCCGATGGCCGAGGATGCGGACGATCCGACGATCTACTGGGTCGAGCCCCGCGCCCGCGGGGTGCTGCCCCTCGACCGCTTCCACGTGCCCAAGCGCCTCGCCCGCACCGTGCGCTCCGACGGGTTCGAGGTCGTCAGCGACCGGGATTTCGATGCGGTGATCGACGGCTGCGCTGCCCCGCGCCGGGATACGGCCCGCACTTGGATCAACGCCCGTATCCGCGACCTCTACGGCGCGCTGTTCGATCTCGGCCATTGCCACACGATCGAGGTCTACCAAGAGGGGCGCCTCGCGGGCGGGCTCTACGGCGTCTCGCTGGGGGCGGCCTTCTTCGGCGAGAGCATGTTCCACGAGGTGCGCGACGCCTCGAAGGTCGCCCTGGTCCACCTCGTCGCGCGGCTGCGCTCCGGCGGTTATCGCCTCGCCGACACGCAGTTCCTGACCGATCATCTGAGCCAGTTCGGCGTCGAGGAAATGCCGCGCCACATCTACAAGCGCCAGCTCGCCGCCGCGATCACCGAGCGGGCCGAATGGGGTCCGTCGGACCAGGTCTTTCGCGGCGCCGAAGCCCTGGCCGCCCTCGGGATCGGTAGCGCCGAGGCGTAG
- a CDS encoding DUF2155 domain-containing protein — protein MSRIPATILRRTALGTLALALCALPASADKIKNPTAVFSGLDKITGRIVTFEVAIDETVQFGALQMTPRVCYSRPPTETPKTTAFLEVDEVTLDSKYRRIFTGWMFASSPGLHAIEHPIYDVWLTDCKGGSDVIAEAKEQEDVPALASRQDKPKKKGADPTKTASQVNQNGQVDVEGPRGVPVQPKQKPSRKFFPNNEGPAAAPPPPREPQSIFDAIFR, from the coding sequence TTGAGCCGCATCCCTGCAACGATCCTGCGCCGGACCGCACTCGGCACGCTCGCCCTGGCGCTCTGTGCGCTGCCGGCCTCGGCCGACAAGATCAAGAACCCGACCGCGGTGTTCTCCGGCCTCGACAAGATCACCGGCCGGATCGTGACCTTCGAGGTCGCCATCGACGAGACGGTGCAGTTCGGCGCGCTGCAGATGACGCCGCGGGTCTGCTACTCGCGCCCGCCGACCGAGACGCCGAAGACCACGGCCTTCCTCGAAGTCGATGAGGTGACGCTCGACAGCAAATACCGGCGCATCTTCACCGGCTGGATGTTCGCGTCGAGTCCCGGCCTGCACGCCATCGAGCACCCGATCTACGATGTGTGGCTGACCGATTGTAAGGGCGGCTCCGATGTGATCGCCGAGGCGAAGGAGCAGGAGGACGTGCCCGCGCTCGCCTCGCGCCAGGACAAGCCGAAGAAGAAGGGCGCGGACCCGACCAAGACGGCCTCGCAAGTCAACCAGAACGGTCAGGTCGACGTCGAGGGGCCGCGGGGCGTGCCGGTCCAGCCCAAGCAGAAGCCCTCGCGCAAGTTCTTCCCGAACAACGAGGGGCCGGCAGCGGCCCCGCCGCCCCCGCGCGAGCCGCAATCGATCTTCGACGCGATCTTCCGGTAG
- a CDS encoding TetR/AcrR family transcriptional regulator: MSTSKGEPNATKGGYHHGDLREALVAAGLSILEEGGDLASLGLRETARRAGVSAMAPYRHFPDKDALLAAVAIVGFERLRAALEEADRGGEGAGREALYAQGAAYVAFASAQPGLFRLMFGGMRSGGSRPQALCEASAAAYAVLAERVAALVPGANAADEALRSWALVHGIASLVIDGLLGDAVRTDPQAAAFLVGRLLRLEAIPG, encoded by the coding sequence GTGTCAACATCGAAGGGCGAACCGAACGCGACCAAGGGCGGCTACCATCACGGCGATCTGCGCGAGGCGCTGGTCGCGGCGGGTCTGTCGATCCTGGAGGAGGGGGGCGATCTGGCCTCGCTCGGCCTGCGCGAGACCGCGCGCCGGGCGGGCGTCTCGGCGATGGCGCCCTACCGGCACTTCCCCGACAAGGATGCCCTGCTTGCGGCGGTGGCCATCGTCGGCTTCGAGCGGCTGCGCGCGGCGCTGGAGGAGGCGGATCGGGGAGGGGAGGGGGCGGGTCGCGAGGCCCTCTACGCGCAAGGGGCGGCCTATGTCGCTTTCGCCTCTGCGCAGCCCGGATTGTTCCGCCTGATGTTCGGCGGGATGCGCTCCGGCGGATCACGGCCCCAGGCGCTGTGCGAAGCCTCCGCCGCCGCCTACGCGGTGCTGGCTGAGCGGGTCGCCGCGTTGGTGCCGGGCGCAAACGCCGCCGACGAGGCCCTGCGGTCCTGGGCGCTCGTCCACGGGATCGCCTCGCTCGTCATCGACGGCTTGCTCGGGGACGCTGTGCGGACCGATCCGCAGGCGGCCGCCTTTCTCGTAGGACGCCTTCTGCGGCTGGAGGCCATTCCTGGATGA